A window of the Microbispora sp. ZYX-F-249 genome harbors these coding sequences:
- the efeB gene encoding iron uptake transporter deferrochelatase/peroxidase subunit, whose protein sequence is MTRRSTASGGISRRRLFGLGAAGVAAVGAGAVAGRSFIEEPVAHAASSSDPVAFYGPHQAGITTPAQDRLHFVAFDVITKKKAELVELLQEWTAAAARMTQGKDAGTFGAVGGSPEAPPDDTGEALGLPASGLTLTIGFGPSLFDERFGLADRRPPALADLPAFPGEDLQPEISGGDICVQACAHDPQVAVHAIRNLARIGFGKVSVRYSQLGFGRTSSTSRSQATPRNLMGFKDGTNNLKLEDTAMLRDHLWAAPGDGPAWMDGGTYLVTRKIRMHIETWDRAPLSEQEAIFGRDKGEGAPLTGHKEFDAPDFAKKGPDGQPVIAGDAHVRLAHPDAHGGARLLRRGYNFVDGSDGLGRLDAGLFFIAYQRDPRKQFVPIQRMLAEKDSLNEYIKHVSSGLFACPPGVVDGGDYWGRTLFA, encoded by the coding sequence ATGACTCGCAGGAGCACAGCGAGCGGCGGCATCAGCCGCAGACGCCTGTTCGGTCTCGGCGCTGCCGGTGTGGCCGCCGTCGGGGCCGGAGCGGTCGCCGGCCGGTCCTTCATCGAGGAGCCGGTCGCCCATGCCGCCTCCTCCTCCGACCCGGTGGCCTTCTACGGCCCGCACCAGGCGGGCATCACCACTCCCGCCCAGGACCGCCTGCACTTCGTGGCGTTCGACGTCATCACGAAGAAGAAGGCCGAGCTGGTGGAGCTGCTCCAGGAGTGGACCGCCGCCGCGGCCCGGATGACCCAGGGCAAGGACGCCGGCACCTTCGGCGCCGTGGGCGGGTCGCCCGAGGCGCCGCCGGACGACACCGGCGAGGCGCTCGGCCTGCCCGCCTCCGGGCTGACGCTGACCATCGGCTTCGGCCCGTCGCTGTTCGACGAGCGGTTCGGCCTCGCCGACCGCAGGCCGCCCGCGCTGGCCGACCTGCCCGCCTTCCCCGGTGAGGACCTGCAGCCTGAGATCTCGGGCGGGGACATCTGCGTGCAGGCGTGCGCGCACGACCCGCAGGTGGCGGTGCACGCCATCCGCAACCTCGCCAGGATCGGCTTCGGCAAGGTCTCCGTCCGCTACTCGCAGCTCGGTTTCGGGCGCACCTCGTCCACCTCCCGGTCGCAGGCGACGCCGCGCAACCTGATGGGCTTCAAGGACGGCACCAACAACCTGAAGCTCGAGGACACCGCCATGCTGCGCGACCACCTGTGGGCCGCACCCGGGGACGGCCCGGCCTGGATGGACGGCGGCACCTATCTGGTCACCCGCAAGATCCGGATGCACATCGAGACCTGGGACCGCGCCCCGCTGTCGGAGCAGGAGGCCATCTTCGGCCGCGACAAGGGCGAGGGCGCGCCGCTCACCGGGCACAAGGAGTTCGACGCGCCGGACTTCGCGAAGAAGGGCCCGGACGGGCAGCCGGTGATCGCCGGCGACGCCCACGTACGGCTCGCGCACCCCGACGCCCACGGCGGCGCGCGGCTGCTGCGGCGCGGCTACAACTTCGTGGACGGCTCCGACGGCCTCGGGCGGCTCGACGCCGGCCTGTTCTTCATCGCCTACCAGCGCGACCCGCGTAAGCAGTTCGTCCCCATCCAGCGGATGCTGGCGGAGAAGGACTCGCTGAACGAGTACATCAAGCACGTCTCCAGCGGCCTGTTCGCCTGCCCGCCCGGGGTGGTCGACGGCGGCGACTACTGGGGCCGCACGCTGTTCGCCTGA
- a CDS encoding RrF2 family transcriptional regulator encodes MRMGEGVEWGLHCCVTLGWLDDQAPVSIRRLAAWFDLPQEYLKKRLQPLARAGILTSSPGVRGGWSLARPPERITVIEVVTAVEGPLEAFRCTEIRKRGVSGRDAGPEFDRPCGISSLMRQAELAWRRELAGRTIADLMERAPAGAARTRRNYGRMID; translated from the coding sequence ATGCGGATGGGCGAGGGCGTCGAGTGGGGGCTGCACTGCTGCGTGACCCTGGGCTGGCTCGACGACCAGGCCCCCGTGTCGATCCGCCGGCTGGCCGCCTGGTTCGACCTGCCGCAGGAGTACCTGAAGAAGCGGCTGCAACCGCTCGCCCGCGCCGGCATCCTCACCTCCAGCCCCGGCGTCCGGGGCGGCTGGTCGCTCGCCCGCCCGCCCGAGCGGATCACGGTGATCGAGGTGGTCACCGCCGTGGAGGGGCCGCTCGAGGCGTTCCGCTGCACGGAGATCCGCAAGCGGGGAGTGAGCGGGCGTGACGCCGGCCCCGAATTCGACCGGCCCTGCGGCATCTCGAGCCTCATGCGCCAGGCCGAGCTGGCATGGCGGCGCGAACTGGCCGGCCGTACGATCGCCGACCTGATGGAGCGGGCCCCCGCGGGCGCGGCGCGCACCCGCCGCAACTACGGCCGCATGATCGACTGA
- the efeU gene encoding iron uptake transporter permease EfeU, which translates to MFASYLIGLREGLEATLVVSILVAFLVKSDRRERLPLVWAGVGVAVALSVGFGALLTFTAAHLGQQQQELFDAVTSLAATVFVTFMVFWMRTAARKMSGELRQKMGEALELGATAVVVVAFLSVAREGLETALLWFAAVQGATSSASPLIGITLGLLTAVALGWGLYRSALRINLTKFFTWTGLLLILVAAGIFKYGVHDLQESGLVPGLNTYAFDISGVLDPSAWYSTLLSGMFNITPQPSVLEAAAWVVYLVPVLILFLRRPSAKAPASPAPKSAQPAS; encoded by the coding sequence GTGTTCGCAAGTTATCTCATCGGCCTTCGCGAGGGCCTGGAGGCGACCCTCGTCGTCTCCATCCTGGTGGCCTTCCTCGTCAAGAGCGACCGCCGCGAGCGGCTGCCCCTGGTCTGGGCCGGCGTGGGCGTCGCCGTCGCGCTCTCGGTCGGGTTCGGGGCGCTGCTGACCTTCACCGCGGCCCACCTCGGCCAGCAGCAGCAGGAGCTCTTCGACGCCGTCACGTCCCTCGCCGCAACCGTCTTCGTGACCTTCATGGTCTTCTGGATGCGCACGGCCGCCCGGAAGATGTCGGGCGAGCTGCGGCAGAAGATGGGCGAGGCCCTGGAGCTCGGCGCCACGGCCGTCGTCGTGGTGGCGTTCCTGTCGGTCGCGCGCGAGGGGCTGGAGACGGCTCTGCTGTGGTTCGCCGCCGTCCAGGGCGCGACCAGCAGCGCGAGCCCGCTGATCGGCATCACGCTCGGACTGCTCACCGCGGTGGCGCTCGGCTGGGGCCTGTACCGCAGCGCCCTGCGGATCAACCTCACGAAGTTCTTCACCTGGACGGGCCTGCTGCTGATCCTGGTCGCGGCCGGGATCTTCAAGTACGGCGTGCACGACCTGCAGGAGTCGGGGCTGGTGCCCGGCCTGAACACCTACGCCTTCGACATCAGCGGCGTGCTCGACCCCAGCGCCTGGTACTCCACGCTGCTGAGCGGGATGTTCAACATCACCCCGCAGCCCAGCGTGCTGGAGGCCGCCGCCTGGGTGGTCTACCTGGTGCCCGTCCTGATCCTGTTCCTGCGGCGGCCCTCGGCGAAGGCACCGGCCAGCCCCGCCCCCAAGTCCGCCCAGCCCGCTTCCTGA
- a CDS encoding ABC-F family ATP-binding cassette domain-containing protein — MSYSIVCTDLSFSWPDGTPVFEELDFTFGAGRTGLVGVNGSGKSTLLKLIAGELTPASGSVSVTGRLGYLPQNLPLGASRTVSDLLGITPAREALHAIERGDLSEANYDAVVWDVEERARAELDRLGLGGIDLDRTVATLSGGETVMVGLAARFLAEPDVLLLDEPTNNLDLDARRRLYDAVTSWTRTLVVVSHDRTLLDLVDQIADLPARRTFGGTLSDYEEVLAVEREAAERMVRAAEGDLRRQRRELAEAQTKLARRVRYGNKMYEQKREPKIIMQERKRQAQVSAGKHRLMHEDRVAAARERLSEAEEAVRDDAEIRVELPATEVPAGRTVVELDGLRTAAGPIGDLVVRGPERVALLGPNGSGKTTLLRTILGELPPDEGSVRRGVPVRYLPQRLDVLDDALSLVDNVRAVAPDASVNAVRAGLARFLFRGGRAERPAGTLSGGERFRAVLASLLLAEPAPQLLLLDEPTNNLDLASVRQLAQALSAYRGALVVVSHDLPFLESIGITRWLTLGPEGLEPAR, encoded by the coding sequence ATGTCTTATTCCATTGTCTGTACGGATCTGTCGTTTTCCTGGCCCGACGGGACGCCCGTCTTCGAGGAGCTCGACTTCACGTTCGGCGCCGGCCGGACCGGGCTCGTCGGCGTCAACGGCAGCGGCAAGTCGACCCTGCTCAAGCTGATCGCCGGGGAGCTGACCCCGGCCAGCGGCTCGGTGTCGGTCACCGGGCGGCTGGGCTACCTGCCGCAGAACCTCCCGCTCGGCGCGAGCCGTACGGTGTCCGACCTGCTGGGGATCACCCCGGCGCGCGAGGCGCTGCACGCGATCGAGCGGGGCGACCTGAGCGAGGCGAACTACGACGCGGTGGTCTGGGACGTCGAGGAGCGCGCCCGGGCCGAGCTCGACCGTCTCGGGCTCGGGGGAATCGACCTCGACCGGACCGTCGCGACGCTCTCGGGCGGCGAGACCGTGATGGTCGGGCTCGCCGCGCGGTTCCTCGCCGAGCCCGACGTGCTGCTGCTCGACGAGCCGACCAACAACCTCGACCTCGACGCGCGGCGGCGCCTGTACGACGCCGTCACCTCGTGGACGAGGACGCTGGTCGTCGTCAGCCACGACCGCACGCTGCTCGACCTGGTGGACCAGATCGCCGACCTGCCCGCCCGCCGTACCTTCGGCGGCACGCTCAGCGATTACGAGGAGGTGCTCGCGGTCGAGCGGGAGGCCGCCGAGCGGATGGTCCGCGCGGCCGAGGGCGACCTGCGCCGCCAGCGGCGCGAGCTGGCCGAGGCGCAGACCAAGCTGGCCAGGCGCGTGCGCTACGGCAACAAGATGTACGAGCAGAAGCGCGAGCCGAAGATCATCATGCAGGAGCGCAAGCGCCAGGCCCAGGTGTCGGCGGGCAAGCACCGGCTCATGCACGAGGACAGGGTGGCCGCGGCCCGCGAGCGGCTGTCCGAGGCGGAGGAGGCGGTGCGCGACGACGCCGAGATCCGGGTGGAGCTCCCCGCGACCGAGGTGCCGGCCGGGCGCACCGTGGTCGAACTGGACGGCCTGCGCACGGCCGCCGGGCCGATCGGCGACCTGGTCGTGCGCGGCCCGGAGCGCGTCGCCCTGCTGGGGCCGAACGGCTCGGGCAAGACGACGCTGCTGCGCACGATCCTGGGGGAGCTCCCGCCGGACGAGGGCTCGGTCCGGCGAGGCGTTCCGGTGCGCTACCTGCCGCAGCGGCTCGACGTGCTCGACGACGCGCTCAGCCTGGTCGACAACGTGCGGGCGGTCGCGCCCGACGCGTCGGTGAACGCCGTCAGGGCCGGCCTCGCCCGGTTCCTGTTCCGGGGCGGGCGGGCCGAGCGGCCGGCGGGGACGCTGTCGGGCGGCGAGCGGTTCCGCGCCGTGCTGGCCTCGCTGCTGCTGGCCGAGCCCGCGCCGCAGCTCCTGCTGCTGGACGAGCCGACCAACAACCTCGACCTGGCCAGCGTCCGCCAGCTCGCGCAGGCGCTGTCGGCCTACCGGGGAGCGCTCGTGGTGGTCTCCCACGACCTGCCGTTCCTGGAGTCGATCGGGATCACCAGGTGGCTCACGCTGGGCCCGGAGGGCCTCGAGCCCGCGCGCTGA
- the efeO gene encoding iron uptake system protein EfeO, translating to MRTPTVLAVAALALAGLTACSSTESGSGGTTEATAAGDGKIAVAATDTECKVAKSELAAGTSTFSITNNGSKVTEFYVYAAGDRIMGEVENIVPGLTRDVVMELPAGMYETACKPGMTGKGIRGPLKVSGESKPLTSDAKLAEAVASYKRYIKSQSDTLLGKTKEFTEAVKAGEVDKAKELYPVARTYWERIEPVAEVFGDLDPAIDARENDVADGEEWTGFHRLEKDLWVKKDVKGDGPIADKLMTDVTTIVEKSAALELSPVQLANGAKGLLDEVATGKITGEEDRYSHTDLWDFDANLQGSKAAVQALRPVLEERDPDLVKTLDAKFADAEGTLGAHRSGDGWKLHTELSKDDLRALSDAINALAEPISKVASVVAR from the coding sequence ATGCGCACCCCCACTGTCCTGGCCGTCGCGGCACTGGCCCTCGCCGGCCTCACCGCCTGCTCGTCCACGGAGTCGGGCTCCGGCGGCACGACCGAGGCGACCGCGGCCGGCGACGGGAAGATCGCCGTGGCCGCCACCGACACCGAGTGCAAGGTGGCGAAGTCCGAGCTGGCCGCCGGCACCTCGACCTTCTCGATCACCAACAACGGCTCGAAGGTGACCGAGTTCTACGTGTACGCGGCGGGCGACCGCATCATGGGCGAGGTCGAGAACATCGTCCCCGGGCTGACCCGCGACGTCGTGATGGAGCTGCCGGCGGGCATGTACGAGACCGCCTGCAAGCCCGGCATGACCGGCAAGGGCATCCGCGGCCCCCTCAAGGTCAGCGGCGAGAGCAAGCCGCTGACCAGCGACGCGAAGCTCGCCGAGGCCGTGGCCAGCTACAAGCGCTACATCAAGAGCCAGTCGGACACGCTGCTCGGCAAGACCAAGGAGTTCACCGAGGCGGTCAAGGCCGGCGAGGTGGACAAGGCCAAGGAGCTCTACCCGGTCGCCCGTACGTACTGGGAGCGCATCGAGCCGGTGGCCGAGGTCTTCGGCGACCTGGACCCGGCCATCGACGCCCGCGAGAACGACGTGGCGGACGGCGAGGAGTGGACGGGCTTCCACCGCCTCGAGAAGGACCTGTGGGTCAAGAAGGACGTCAAGGGCGACGGCCCGATCGCCGACAAGCTCATGACCGACGTGACCACGATCGTGGAGAAGTCCGCGGCGCTGGAGCTGTCTCCCGTGCAGCTCGCCAACGGCGCCAAGGGCCTGCTCGACGAGGTCGCCACCGGCAAGATCACCGGTGAGGAGGACCGCTACTCGCACACCGACCTGTGGGACTTCGACGCCAACCTGCAGGGCTCGAAGGCCGCCGTGCAGGCGCTGCGCCCGGTGCTCGAGGAGCGCGACCCCGACCTCGTCAAGACGCTCGACGCGAAGTTCGCCGACGCCGAGGGCACGCTCGGCGCGCACCGCAGCGGCGACGGGTGGAAGCTCCACACGGAGCTGTCCAAGGACGACCTCAGGGCGCTGTCGGACGCGATCAACGCGCTGGCCGAGCCGATCAGCAAGGTGGCCTCGGTGGTGGCCCGATGA